In Stieleria varia, one genomic interval encodes:
- a CDS encoding YbaB/EbfC family nucleoid-associated protein encodes MFKGLGNLGNIASMVGAFQELPQRMQELNARMQLETVSASSSCGNVSVTMTCVGKLESVSIRSDDLEKDVIEQAVLDATNQAGAAAKQRYAEAIREMASDMNLNIPGIEGMISSMTGNG; translated from the coding sequence ATGTTCAAAGGATTGGGAAATCTCGGCAATATCGCTTCGATGGTCGGAGCCTTTCAGGAGTTGCCCCAGCGGATGCAAGAGCTGAATGCTCGCATGCAATTGGAAACCGTTAGCGCCTCCTCAAGCTGCGGAAACGTCTCTGTCACGATGACCTGCGTTGGCAAGCTCGAATCGGTCTCGATCCGATCCGATGACCTGGAAAAAGACGTCATCGAGCAAGCCGTCTTGGACGCAACGAACCAAGCCGGCGCGGCCGCCAAACAACGCTACGCCGAAGCCATCCGTGAAATGGCCAGCGACATGAACCTGAACATACCGGGTATCGAGGGGATGATCAGCTCCATGACTGGGAATGGCTGA
- the ftsH gene encoding ATP-dependent zinc metalloprotease FtsH: MDNRSDQPNTETAGPKRNNSVLIALVLLALFAILFWPKSEQRELISASYFDKQLAEKNVESVSIAERMVMGRFKTRPPMPKIMVDGVEKTPTDNDGNPLLYEKDFQFYRSLDSESAARLEAQLRATNEDKKPGDPGYVDYTYNAQDNTRDILNFVFLIGLPIAILLFVFFMIRRTRNDIMGGGFLSGFGKSPAKRFEAHEKSITFDDVAGLEGVKADLQEIVDYLKTPEKFQKLGGRVPKGVLLNGPPGTGKTLLARAVAGEAEVPFFSVNGSEFIQMFVGVGASRVRDLFRTAKEHSPAIIFIDEIDAVGRQRGAGLGGGHDEREQTLNQILGEMDGFSPSQAVIVVAATNRPDVLDPALLRPGRFDRHIAVNRPTMKGREAIFKVHVRDVPLADDVKLDRLAAGTIGLTGADIRNMVNEAALWAARNDKKEVSMSDFDYARDKILMGAKREETLKGEEKEKTAYHEAGHTLTAWHLDGAHLVHKVTIIPRGRALGVTQYVPNEERLSVSKRELEHQLIVLLGGRAAEKIVYDETTVGAENDLERATSIARRMVTHWGMSPKLGPVSYKTSDEDPFLGREMHRSRQFSEHTQELVDEEVSRILLEAEQRAEQLLRERRGELDKITQALLEEEELDEQQISDLIGPAIQVRRKQESDGEPEGQTIFPPSGGGSPTSPVINKDS; this comes from the coding sequence ATGGATAATCGTTCCGACCAACCCAACACAGAAACCGCCGGCCCCAAGCGTAACAACAGCGTCTTGATCGCTCTGGTCCTGCTGGCCTTGTTCGCGATCTTGTTTTGGCCCAAAAGCGAGCAGCGGGAGTTGATCTCCGCGAGCTACTTTGACAAACAACTGGCGGAAAAGAACGTCGAAAGTGTCAGCATCGCCGAACGCATGGTGATGGGGCGTTTCAAGACGCGACCGCCGATGCCCAAGATCATGGTCGACGGCGTGGAGAAAACGCCCACCGACAATGACGGCAACCCGCTGCTGTATGAAAAAGATTTTCAGTTTTATCGCTCGCTCGACTCCGAGTCCGCCGCGAGACTGGAGGCACAGCTTCGCGCGACCAACGAAGACAAAAAACCGGGTGACCCGGGGTATGTCGACTACACCTACAACGCCCAAGACAACACACGCGACATCCTGAACTTTGTGTTCTTGATCGGGCTGCCGATCGCGATCCTGCTGTTCGTCTTTTTCATGATCCGCCGGACACGCAACGACATCATGGGCGGCGGTTTCTTGTCAGGTTTTGGCAAGAGCCCCGCTAAACGATTCGAGGCCCACGAAAAGAGCATCACGTTCGACGACGTGGCGGGCTTGGAAGGCGTCAAGGCGGACTTGCAGGAGATCGTCGACTACCTCAAGACGCCGGAGAAGTTTCAGAAGCTCGGCGGCCGCGTGCCCAAGGGCGTCCTGCTCAATGGGCCACCCGGAACCGGAAAGACTTTGCTGGCACGTGCGGTGGCAGGCGAGGCCGAGGTGCCGTTCTTTTCAGTCAACGGTAGCGAGTTCATCCAGATGTTCGTCGGGGTCGGTGCAAGCCGCGTCCGTGACTTGTTCCGAACCGCCAAAGAGCACAGCCCCGCGATCATCTTTATCGATGAAATCGACGCCGTCGGTCGCCAACGCGGTGCGGGCTTGGGCGGCGGTCACGACGAACGGGAGCAAACGCTCAATCAAATCCTCGGCGAGATGGATGGGTTCAGCCCGAGCCAAGCCGTGATCGTGGTCGCGGCGACCAACCGTCCCGACGTCTTGGACCCCGCGCTGCTGCGTCCCGGTCGATTCGATCGTCACATCGCGGTCAATCGTCCGACGATGAAGGGCCGTGAGGCGATCTTTAAGGTCCACGTACGCGATGTTCCGCTCGCCGATGACGTCAAATTGGATCGCTTGGCCGCGGGTACGATCGGCCTGACAGGTGCCGACATCCGCAACATGGTCAACGAAGCCGCCTTGTGGGCGGCTCGGAACGACAAAAAAGAAGTCAGCATGTCGGACTTTGACTACGCCCGCGACAAAATCCTGATGGGGGCCAAACGCGAAGAAACACTCAAGGGCGAAGAAAAGGAAAAGACAGCGTATCACGAAGCAGGACACACGCTGACCGCTTGGCATTTGGACGGCGCGCACTTGGTCCACAAAGTCACCATCATTCCTCGCGGTCGTGCCCTCGGGGTGACGCAGTACGTTCCCAACGAAGAACGATTGAGCGTCAGCAAGCGAGAGCTGGAACACCAACTGATCGTGCTGCTGGGCGGCCGAGCTGCGGAAAAAATTGTCTACGACGAGACCACCGTCGGTGCTGAGAACGACTTGGAACGCGCCACCAGTATCGCCCGTCGAATGGTCACCCACTGGGGCATGAGCCCCAAACTCGGACCGGTGTCCTACAAGACGAGCGACGAGGATCCGTTCTTGGGTCGCGAGATGCATCGCAGTCGCCAGTTCAGCGAGCACACACAAGAACTGGTGGACGAGGAAGTATCGCGGATTTTGCTGGAAGCCGAACAGCGGGCCGAACAGTTGCTACGCGAACGCCGTGGCGAACTGGATAAAATCACTCAAGCGTTGCTGGAAGAGGAAGAACTCGACGAGCAGCAAATCAGCGACTTGATCGGACCGGCCATCCAAGTTCGCCGAAAACAAGAATCGGACGGCGAACCTGAAGGCCAAACGATCTTTCCTCCTAGTGGCGGTGGCAGCCCGACGTCACCCGTGATCAACAAGGATTCGTGA
- the rsgA gene encoding ribosome small subunit-dependent GTPase A yields the protein MAKKKKSKQARTEFRKHHQGRVRKSDLTRDFNLGDQERLADAVKNERVSGKGDLTRRRTVADAKASSGADPNTAVGRTASPLVPGRVTCVYGLNSIVLTDDGQRVECTIRQILKSLSIEQRSAVVAGDRVQIRIEDEHSGTIEHVEPRRGVISRTSRGQQHILVANVDYLLIVTSAAEPDLKPALIDRYLLTAQQCSLRPIVVINKIDLVDPASYQQVAAVYATMGIRVLMTSAESGLNIEYLRALLHGKQTALSGQSGVGKSSLLNAVQPGLGLAVATVSRDNQKGRHTTTASRLFPIDGGGAVFDTPGIRQFQLWDITAEEVAGLMPDLRPYVSQCRYPNCLHLSENECAVKDAVADGRIDARRYDSYCHLLEDDLLLAKK from the coding sequence ATGGCCAAAAAGAAGAAAAGCAAGCAGGCTCGAACGGAGTTTCGCAAGCACCATCAGGGCCGTGTCCGTAAAAGCGACCTCACACGCGATTTCAATCTCGGCGACCAAGAACGATTGGCCGACGCGGTCAAGAACGAACGCGTCAGCGGCAAAGGTGACTTGACCCGCCGACGCACCGTGGCCGATGCCAAGGCGAGCAGCGGTGCCGATCCAAACACGGCTGTCGGCCGAACAGCCAGTCCACTCGTCCCCGGCAGAGTGACTTGCGTCTATGGGCTCAACAGCATCGTCTTGACCGATGACGGCCAGAGAGTCGAATGCACGATTCGTCAAATTCTGAAATCATTGAGCATCGAACAACGCAGCGCCGTCGTCGCGGGCGATCGTGTTCAGATCCGCATCGAAGACGAGCATTCGGGAACCATCGAGCACGTCGAGCCACGCCGAGGCGTGATCAGCCGAACCAGCCGTGGCCAACAGCATATCTTGGTAGCCAACGTTGACTATCTGTTGATCGTGACCAGTGCCGCCGAGCCGGACTTGAAACCGGCGCTGATCGATCGCTACTTGTTGACCGCCCAGCAATGCAGCCTGCGTCCGATTGTTGTGATCAACAAGATCGATCTGGTGGACCCGGCATCCTATCAGCAGGTCGCCGCCGTTTACGCGACGATGGGCATTCGCGTGCTGATGACCAGCGCAGAATCGGGATTGAACATCGAATACCTGCGTGCCCTGTTGCACGGAAAACAGACCGCATTGTCAGGACAAAGCGGCGTGGGCAAAAGCAGCTTGCTCAACGCGGTCCAACCCGGCTTGGGTTTGGCCGTTGCCACGGTCAGTCGCGACAATCAAAAAGGACGCCACACGACGACCGCGTCGCGATTGTTCCCGATCGACGGCGGCGGTGCGGTTTTTGACACGCCGGGAATCCGCCAGTTTCAATTGTGGGACATCACGGCCGAAGAAGTCGCCGGGTTGATGCCGGACTTGAGACCCTACGTCAGCCAGTGTCGCTATCCCAACTGTTTGCACTTGAGCGAAAACGAATGCGCTGTCAAAGACGCAGTCGCAGACGGCCGCATCGATGCACGCCGTTATGATTCGTACTGTCATTTGCTGGAAGACGACCTGTTGTTGGCCAAGAAATAG
- the dnaX gene encoding DNA polymerase III subunit gamma/tau → MPDAANPNDTASKSNQSYVVVARRYRPRGFSELVGQEHVGQALKNAIETSRVGHAYLFTGARGVGKTSTARIFAKALNDPGGPTATPDNNSDVAQAIDAGEDIDVIEIDGASNRGIDEIRSLRANVGVRPSRSRYKIYIIDEVHMLTGAAFNALLKTLEEPPEHVKFIFCTTDPEKLPITVLSRCQRFDFAPVEVPKIVGRLREIITAENAEADDAALELIARRASGSMRDSQSLLEQVLSFSSGRLTAADVHSMLGTADDERLHALALAMAGRDAPSALRQLDEAIDAGVDAGRIAEQLLGYFRDLMAVTVGCDESLQRHTSVAMHAELKQLGDQWGLQTVLAVVGLIDHVLVRIRHSVYGRVLLESTLIQICHLPDLQAIANLAEAAGDSLEKKNLTANSTRSDAPTASVPSTSNSSTGPNTTGPNPTPAAVAHAAAEKTINPPHLPSANDEQGAKPPTPQPAFAAAPAASMTGSAAGASTVSATGTSAQPTASEHAVATASLPTYEGEKQSLNQQSIAQVWQTALQHVETLTATLAAMASKVELVGEREIRLTFPAGAMALRRVEAPEHKSSLAHALTSIVGHPVNLTLAAGAPSDPVVAPKAQAKKLSGKEKLDRMRQIESHPMVQACKEAFGAEVVKIDQPY, encoded by the coding sequence ATGCCTGACGCCGCGAATCCGAACGACACCGCCAGTAAATCCAACCAGTCCTACGTGGTCGTCGCCCGCCGCTACCGTCCACGCGGTTTCAGCGAGTTGGTCGGCCAAGAACATGTCGGACAGGCGCTCAAGAACGCGATCGAGACAAGCCGTGTCGGTCACGCGTATCTGTTCACGGGCGCGCGCGGGGTCGGCAAAACCAGCACCGCGCGGATCTTTGCCAAAGCACTCAATGACCCCGGTGGTCCGACCGCGACACCCGACAACAACAGCGATGTCGCGCAAGCCATCGACGCGGGCGAAGACATCGATGTGATCGAGATCGATGGTGCCAGCAACCGCGGGATCGACGAAATCCGCAGCCTGCGTGCCAACGTCGGTGTGCGACCGAGTCGATCGCGATACAAGATCTACATCATCGACGAAGTCCACATGTTGACCGGCGCGGCGTTCAACGCGCTGCTCAAGACGCTGGAGGAGCCGCCCGAACATGTGAAGTTCATCTTCTGCACGACGGATCCGGAAAAGCTGCCGATCACGGTGCTCAGTCGCTGCCAACGTTTCGATTTCGCACCCGTCGAAGTCCCCAAGATCGTCGGCCGTCTGCGGGAAATCATCACCGCCGAGAATGCCGAAGCTGATGATGCGGCGTTGGAATTGATCGCGCGACGCGCCTCCGGTTCGATGCGTGACAGTCAGTCTTTGCTGGAACAAGTGCTCAGTTTCAGCAGCGGCCGTTTGACCGCCGCCGATGTCCACTCGATGCTCGGCACCGCCGATGATGAACGACTGCACGCGTTGGCGTTGGCGATGGCCGGACGCGACGCACCGTCGGCCCTCCGCCAGTTGGACGAAGCCATTGATGCGGGGGTGGATGCCGGCCGGATCGCCGAACAACTGCTGGGTTACTTTCGTGACCTGATGGCCGTCACAGTCGGTTGCGACGAATCCTTGCAGCGGCACACGTCCGTCGCAATGCACGCCGAGCTGAAACAACTCGGCGACCAATGGGGCCTGCAAACCGTTTTGGCTGTGGTCGGTCTGATCGATCACGTCCTGGTCAGAATTCGGCACAGCGTTTACGGACGCGTGCTGCTGGAATCAACGCTGATTCAAATCTGCCACTTGCCGGACTTGCAAGCCATCGCGAACTTGGCCGAAGCAGCTGGCGACAGTCTCGAAAAAAAAAACTTAACGGCTAACTCAACCAGGTCGGACGCCCCAACTGCGAGCGTCCCCTCAACGAGCAATTCATCCACCGGTCCCAACACGACTGGCCCCAACCCGACACCGGCCGCGGTCGCCCATGCGGCTGCGGAAAAAACGATCAATCCGCCGCATCTGCCGTCTGCCAACGACGAGCAGGGAGCGAAGCCACCGACGCCCCAGCCGGCGTTTGCTGCCGCCCCGGCCGCCTCCATGACAGGTTCCGCAGCGGGCGCATCAACGGTTTCGGCAACCGGTACATCGGCACAACCAACAGCGAGCGAACATGCGGTCGCCACGGCCAGCTTGCCGACCTACGAAGGGGAAAAGCAATCACTGAACCAGCAGTCGATTGCCCAAGTCTGGCAAACTGCATTGCAACACGTGGAAACGCTGACGGCGACGCTTGCCGCGATGGCCAGCAAAGTCGAATTGGTGGGCGAACGCGAAATCCGCTTGACCTTCCCCGCCGGCGCGATGGCTTTGCGACGCGTGGAAGCCCCCGAGCACAAATCGTCGTTGGCTCACGCACTGACTTCGATCGTGGGCCACCCGGTGAACTTGACCCTGGCCGCCGGCGCACCGAGCGACCCCGTTGTGGCCCCCAAAGCCCAAGCAAAGAAGCTCAGTGGCAAAGAAAAACTGGACCGGATGCGTCAGATCGAATCGCACCCGATGGTGCAGGCTTGCAAGGAAGCGTTCGGTGCCGAAGTGGTGAAGATCGATCAACCCTATTGA
- a CDS encoding ATP-dependent zinc protease family protein produces the protein MTEGNPLINPNVRLLPCIGWREWVMLPSLRLPPIKAKIDTGARSSSLDAFNICEIEINGVPSIQFNVHPVQRSKSHVAQCVAPIHDIRSVRSSSGQVSTRFVIVTTVRWKRSEWEVELTLADRSKMGFRMLLGREALRGRLSVDPGRSFLGGRIKKRKKL, from the coding sequence ATGACCGAAGGCAATCCACTGATCAATCCGAACGTCCGCTTACTGCCGTGTATCGGTTGGCGGGAATGGGTGATGCTGCCATCGTTGCGATTGCCACCGATCAAAGCCAAGATCGATACCGGAGCGCGTTCATCGAGTTTGGATGCGTTCAACATTTGCGAAATCGAAATCAATGGCGTCCCCAGTATCCAGTTCAACGTTCATCCCGTTCAGCGATCCAAAAGCCACGTTGCGCAGTGCGTCGCTCCTATCCACGACATCCGCAGCGTGCGAAGTTCGAGCGGTCAAGTCAGCACGCGGTTTGTGATTGTCACGACCGTACGATGGAAACGATCCGAGTGGGAAGTGGAACTGACACTGGCTGATCGTTCAAAGATGGGATTCAGGATGCTGTTGGGCCGCGAAGCACTTCGCGGCAGACTCTCGGTCGACCCGGGACGTTCGTTTTTGGGTGGCCGAATCAAAAAAAGGAAAAAGTTGTGA
- a CDS encoding SMC-Scp complex subunit ScpB: MAKSAPESDDKNESPAEENSSDSEPDFDDPYADVAYSEESATDGQSLELGEFSLDDLGAAYARAAAAHDPESFVAPPELEPAEEGEEVENASDLVDDVGMGVTPEGIVEAALFVGHPENKLFNAARLASLMRDVTEEEVIEIIQTLNESYRQAGQALRIVEEETGYRMTIAPAAESIRQSFLGKVREARLSHGAIEVLSLVAYQPGITAQKVQDQRGQESGSLLNQMVRRRLLELKRETPAEGGRKVPHYYVTERFLILFGLDSLDDLPQVEESLWEG; the protein is encoded by the coding sequence ATGGCCAAATCCGCCCCCGAATCTGACGACAAAAACGAATCCCCGGCGGAAGAAAACTCCTCCGACAGCGAACCCGATTTCGACGATCCGTATGCCGATGTCGCCTACTCCGAGGAATCAGCAACTGACGGGCAATCACTCGAGCTTGGCGAATTTTCGCTCGATGATCTCGGGGCCGCTTACGCTCGGGCCGCTGCCGCTCACGACCCAGAGAGTTTTGTCGCCCCCCCCGAACTGGAGCCGGCCGAAGAGGGCGAGGAGGTTGAAAATGCAAGCGACCTGGTCGACGACGTGGGGATGGGGGTCACTCCGGAAGGAATCGTGGAGGCGGCTCTGTTCGTCGGTCACCCCGAGAACAAGCTGTTCAACGCCGCCCGCTTGGCATCCTTGATGCGCGATGTCACCGAAGAAGAAGTCATCGAGATCATTCAAACGCTCAATGAGTCGTATCGGCAAGCCGGTCAGGCGTTGCGGATCGTGGAAGAGGAAACCGGGTATCGGATGACGATTGCGCCGGCGGCCGAGAGCATTCGGCAGTCATTTTTGGGCAAGGTCCGCGAAGCCAGATTGTCGCACGGGGCGATTGAGGTTTTGTCGCTGGTCGCCTACCAACCTGGCATCACCGCCCAAAAGGTTCAAGATCAGCGGGGCCAGGAGAGCGGCAGCCTGCTCAATCAGATGGTTCGCCGCCGTTTGCTGGAACTGAAACGCGAAACGCCTGCCGAAGGCGGCCGGAAGGTGCCACATTACTATGTGACCGAGCGTTTCTTGATTCTTTTCGGCCTCGATTCCCTGGACGATTTGCCGCAGGTGGAGGAAAGCCTCTGGGAAGGCTGA
- a CDS encoding RimK family alpha-L-glutamate ligase, whose amino-acid sequence MKLAILSCSKNCYSTRRLKEAAVNRGHQVRVLDTLKFSIDLEPGSPDLYYRSKQLSHYDAIVPRIGASITYFGTAVVRQFEQMDAFTTASSAGISNSRDKLRSMQILSRHQIGIPDTVFVREKRDVLPAIERVGGVPIIIKLLEGTQGVGVILAESVKTAEAIIQTLHSTRQNVLVQKFVSEARGSDVRAFVVGDHVVAAMRRTAQGNEFRSNVHRGGKTERVILDETYCETAVRCAQIMGLRVAGVDMLETNSGPQVLEINSSPGLQGIETCTQLDIAGAIVDYTAARVDFSEIDIRQRLTVSSGYGVTEIHIPDGSEFIGKSIDESGLPEKDINVLTLYRGSSVIPNPRLKRTLEPNDRLLCFGKLEHMRGMIPEKARRRRRPKVQQLETEVLTTPYEAKADA is encoded by the coding sequence GTGAAGCTGGCGATACTCTCCTGCAGCAAAAACTGTTACAGCACACGTCGATTAAAGGAAGCCGCAGTCAACCGCGGACACCAAGTCCGCGTGCTTGACACGCTGAAATTTTCGATCGATTTGGAGCCCGGTTCGCCGGACTTGTACTATCGGTCCAAACAATTGAGTCACTATGACGCGATCGTGCCGCGGATCGGTGCCTCGATCACGTACTTCGGCACCGCCGTGGTGCGTCAGTTTGAACAAATGGACGCTTTCACCACCGCGTCATCCGCTGGAATCTCCAACTCGCGTGACAAACTGCGATCGATGCAGATTCTGAGCCGACACCAAATCGGCATCCCCGACACGGTCTTTGTCCGTGAAAAACGGGATGTCTTGCCCGCCATCGAACGCGTCGGCGGCGTGCCGATCATCATCAAATTGCTCGAAGGCACGCAGGGAGTCGGCGTCATTCTGGCCGAATCGGTCAAGACCGCCGAAGCGATCATCCAGACACTTCACAGCACACGACAGAACGTCTTGGTTCAAAAATTCGTTTCCGAAGCACGCGGCAGTGACGTTCGCGCCTTTGTGGTCGGTGACCACGTCGTCGCAGCCATGCGACGCACAGCTCAAGGAAACGAGTTTCGCAGCAACGTACACCGTGGTGGAAAAACCGAGCGTGTGATCCTCGACGAAACTTATTGCGAAACCGCCGTTCGCTGCGCTCAAATCATGGGCCTCCGCGTTGCCGGTGTTGACATGCTGGAAACCAACAGCGGCCCCCAAGTCCTGGAGATCAATTCATCACCCGGATTACAAGGCATCGAGACGTGCACACAACTGGACATCGCCGGTGCGATCGTCGATTACACGGCAGCCCGCGTTGACTTTTCAGAAATTGATATTCGCCAACGGTTGACCGTCAGCAGCGGCTACGGCGTCACCGAAATTCATATCCCGGACGGCTCCGAGTTCATCGGCAAGTCCATCGACGAGTCCGGCTTGCCAGAAAAAGACATCAATGTGCTGACACTTTATCGTGGCAGCAGCGTGATCCCCAACCCGAGGCTCAAACGCACGCTGGAACCCAACGACCGCTTGCTGTGCTTTGGAAAACTCGAGCATATGCGGGGCATGATCCCCGAGAAAGCAAGACGAAGACGACGACCAAAGGTGCAGCAGCTGGAAACGGAAGTCTTGACCACCCCCTACGAAGCCAAAGCGGACGCCTAG